The Brassica napus cultivar Da-Ae chromosome C7, Da-Ae, whole genome shotgun sequence genome has a segment encoding these proteins:
- the LOC106378082 gene encoding uncharacterized protein LOC106378082: protein MAFITDRGTYCYKVMPFGLKNAGGTYQRLVNKIFAYKLGVTMEVYIDDMLVKSLHAADHLRYLQDCFETNTDEKCEEAFTQLKHYLTTPPVLAKLDGGDVLSLYVAVSQAAVSSVLIKEDRGEQKPIFYTSRRMTGPETRYPTLEKMALAVVEAGRKVRPYFQSHSVEVLTDQPLRKILQNTNRSGRLTKWAIELDELDITYKNRTAAKSQVLADFLVELDPELEQDLTLPNPNWILHVNGSSTNKGAGAGVQLQSPTGELIRQSFSFGFPASNNEAEYESLIAGLRLVKVVKAKRLCAYCDSQVVASQFSGDYDARNDRMDAYLKIVQSLAAEFEFFELVKVPRGENVCADALAALGSKLRDQVKRTIPIHRIEKPSINISMDQTTIIAPVTETDMPYTDGFGPDWRTEFIDYLSKGELPTEKWAARRLKTRSASYVVLDDELHRWTANKVVLKCIHGDETVRVMAETHEGARGNHSGRRALAIKDPFTDYFKKWIEAEAEAYAQVTEKEVCGFVWKNIICRHGLPYEIVTDNGSQFMSGNFKEFCSKWNIRLSPSTPRYPQGNSQAESSNKLIIDGIKKRLDLKKGHWADELDGVLWSHRTTPRGSTESTPFSLAYGVEAMAPAEVNVSSLRRSKIPQYVELNKEMLLDALDEVEERRDQALLRIQNYQHQIESYYNRKVRARPLEFGDLVMRKVFENTKELNTGKLGAW, encoded by the exons ATGGCCTTTATCACAGATAGAGGAACCTATTGCTATAAGGTCATGCCATTCGGCTTGAAGAACGCAGGAGGAACCTATCAACGGCTTGTGAACAAAATATTCGCATATAAGCTAGGCGTCACCATGGAAGTATACATCGATGACATGCTCGTCAAGTCACTACATGCCGCTGATCACCTCCGTTATTTGCAAGATTGCTTCGAAACAAATACG GATGAGAAATGCGAAGAGGCATTTACTCAACTCAAGCATTATTTGACAACACCACCCGTACTCGCCAAGCTAGATGGTGGTGACGTTCTATCTCTTTACGTCGCGGTGTCGCAAGCAGCAGTCAGCAGCGTTCTGATAAAAGAGGACCGTGGCGAGCAAAAGCCAATCTTCTACACAAGCAGGCGCATGACTGGACCAGAAACGCGATACCCAACTCTGGAGAAGATGGCACTAGCAGTCGTCGAAGCGGGGAGAAAGGTTCGCCCATACTTTCAGTCACATTCAGTGGAAGTATTAACCGACCAGCCCCTCCGAAAGATACTCCAAAATACCAACAGGTCCGGAAGACTAACGAAGTGGGCTATCGAACTCGATGAGCTTGATATAACTTACAAGAACCGAACCGCGGCAAAATCTCAGGTTCTTGCAGACTTCTTAGTCGAATTGGACCCAGAGTTGGAGCAAGACCTCACACTCCCAAATCCAAACTGGATACTGCATGTCAACGGATCTTCGACTAACAAGGGCGCAGGTGCCGGAGTCCAACTACAATCCCCGACTGGAGAACTGATCAGACAGTCTTTTAGCTTCGGCTTTCCAGCTTCGAACAACGAAGCAGAATACGAATCTTTGATCGCCGGACTCCGCTTAGTAAAAGTTGTCAAGGCTAAACGCCTATGCGCCTATTGCGACTCGCAGGTAGTCGCCAGTCAGTTTAGCGGCGACTACGACGCCCGCAATGATAGGATGGACGCTTACCTCAAGATAGTACAAAGCTTAGCCGCAGAGTTTGAATTCTTCGAACTCGTCAAAGTTCCCAGAGGAGAAAACGTCTGTGCCGACGCACTCGCAGCCCTTGGAAGCAAGCTTCGGGATCAGGTTAAACGAACCATCCCAATACACCGCATTGAGAAGCCGAGCATCAATATCTCGATGGACCAAACCACCATCATAGCCCCAGTCACCGAAACCGACATGCCCTATACTGATGGATTCGGCCCTGATTGGAGAACTGAGTTCATTGACTATCTCTCAAAGGGAGAACTTCCAaccgagaaatgggcagcccgccGACTAAAAACACGTAGTGCCTCTTATGTCGTCCTAGACGACGAACTCCATCGATGGACTGCGAATAAAGTAGTCCTCAAATGTATCCATGGTGATGAAACAGTCAGGGTTATGGCCGAAACGCATGAAGGCGCCAGAGGAAATCATTCGGGCAGACGAGCATTAGCGATTAAA GACCCCTTCACTGATTACTTCAAAAAATGGATCGAAGCCGAAGCCGAAGCCTATGCTCAAGTCACAGAGAAAGAAGTCTGTGGCTTCGTCTGGAAAAACATTATCTGCCGCCACGGTCTACCTTATGAAATCGTTACTGATAATGGATCACAGTTCATGTCAGgcaacttcaaggagttctgcAGCAAATGGAACATCAGACTAAGCCCTTCCACCCCTCGTTACCCACAAGGAAACAGCCAAGCGGAATCCTCCAACAAGCTCATCATCGACGGCATTAAGAAACGTTTAGACCTGAAAAAAGGTcattgggccgacgaactcgacggAGTCCTATGGAGCCACCGCACAACGCCAAGAGGGTCAACTGAATCGACCCCTTTCTCTCTTGCATACGGCGTCGAGGCTATGGCTCCCGCAGAAGTTAACGTTTCAAGCCTCCGACGTTCAAAAATTCCCCAGTACGTCGAACTCAACAAGGAGATGCTACTTGATGCCCTCGACGAAGTTGAAGAACGACGGGACCAAGCTCTGTTACGAATCCAAAACTATCAACATCAGATAGAGAGTTACTACAACAGAAAGGTCCGAGCCCGACCCCTTGAATTTGGTGACCTTGTCATGCGCAAAGTGTTCGAGAACACTAAGGAGCTGAACACCGGCAAACTCGGCGCTTGGTGA